From Corynebacterium aquatimens:
CGAGACCGTCAGCTGCCTGATGGGTGGAACGCTCGCGATATCACCGTTGATCCTAATACTGGTGCGATCACTATTACCAAGGTGCCTGCTGGTGCGAAGCCGGGGTTGAACCAGATTCCGGTGTTGGTGACGTACTACCAGGATGAGGCTGCGAAGGCTGCGGGTACTGAGGATTCGCACGAGATTGCGTATGTGCCGGTCTACATTTTGGGTACGGCGGATGATTTCGAGCCGCGGTTTGGTGATGTGCGTAAGGAGAAGGGGCAGGACTTTAGCTCTGAGGCTCCGACGTTCCACGATCCTGCTACCGGTGAGGTAAAGGATTTGCCAGCAGATGCTAAGCCGAAGTTTGAGCTGAAGACTAATGATGGTCAAGACTTCAACATCGCCCCAGGCAACGATGAGCTGAGGGACAAGTGGAATCTGAAGATTGACCCGGCCACTGGTGTGGTGACGGGTACGATCCCGGATGATGCTGAGGTTGTCAATGGTATTCACCCGATTCCGGTGAAGGTGACGTATGCGGATGGCACGGTTGATGACGTGTTCTTCAACCTGTTTGTGGGTAAACCCACCACGGTGGAGAACACCACGACTGATCCGGACGGGAAGGTTGTTGTTGATCCGTCGAAGATCACGCCGGTGGATTCGAATGGTGAAGAGCAGCCGACGGGTGTGACGATTGTTAACCCGGATGCGGATACCAAGGTCACTGCGACCGATGGTGATGGCAAGCCGGTTGAGGTTCGGGTGACCGATCCGAATGCAGACGGTAAGTCTGAAGTTGTGGTGACTCCGGGTGAGGATGTGAAGGGTCCGATCACGATTGTGATTAAGGATCCGGATCTGAAGTCTCCTACGAACCCGAACGGTGAGGTTACTGCGGTTGTTCCGGTGAACCCGGCTGTTGTTGGTGAGAACACGAATGTTCCTGCTGATGGTAAGGAGCACCCTGTTGGTACGGTGACGAACCCGAAGGGTGGGGAGACCGGGAAGCTTGTTGATGGTAACGGCACTAAGATTCCGGGTTCGAAGGTTGAGATCGACGACCAGGGCAAGATTAAGGTGACGGTGCCTGCGGGTACTGATCCGAAGGATGCCACGGTTGTTGTCAATGACAAGGGCGGCAACAAGATCGGTGAGCTGCCGGTCAAGATCACCAAGCCGGAAACGGACAAGACGGGCATCACGGTTAACCCGATTAAGCCCGGTGACACCGTGATTGAGGGTAAGGGTCCTGCTAATGGTTCGGTCACCGTTACCGTCACCGATAAGGACGGTAAGGAGAAGTTCAAGGAGACTAAGACTACAGACGGGAACGGAAACTGGAAGGTAACAGTTCCTGGCGGCGTTGCTGTCGGCGATACCGTCACGGTTGAGTCCAACGGGAACACTGAAACTATCAAGGTTGTTCGCGAGGGCCTGTCCAGCCAGCTTGAGGGCGCTACGAAGGATGGCGTCAGCAAGAAGGATATGTGCGTCGGTTCCCTGATCGGGATGGGCGTCCCACTTGCGCTCCTGGTTCCGGTCGGTCTGGCACTTGCTGCTGGCCTGCCGGCTCTGCGACCGGTCATTGACCAAGTCAGCTTCCAGATCCAGAGCGCTAACACCGCACTGCAGCAACAGCTGGGTATCTTCAACCCGGATATGGCTCGTGCGATTGCACAGGTCGACCTCCAGCTGAAGGAAGCCCGTATCAGCCTTGGTCAGGTTGCATTCGGTCTTGCACTGTTGGCTGCTGGTCTTACCGCAGTCGGTGTTGTAGCAAGCAACTGCAGCCCGAACGAGAAGACTGGTTCTTCCGGCTTCGCGAAACTGAGCCCGAAGTCCACGAGGACCTCGACGACGAAGAAGACGACGGAAACCAAACCGTCTACTTCGAAGACGTCTACCTCGGCAACTACGACGAAGTCGACCACGGCCTCGACGTCAACGTCGACTGCGACGTCGACCACTCCCGCTGCTACCACTGCGCCGACGGCGACAGAGACGCAGTAGCTAGAACGGTAAGCTATGGATCCTGCACTACCAGCCGCAAGGCTGGGGTGGGGGCCTAGCTAAGGTTTCGACATGAGAAACGCCCGCTGAGGTTCAGCGGGCGTTTTTCGTGGGTTAATAGACAAAAAGCATGTCTGGTCGGCGTGTCGTCGGATGGGCACGCTTTTTGTTGTTTGAGGGGTCCTGTTCTGATTCCTACTGAGTGTTCGTAGTCGGTTGGGATAGCGTTGTCGTAGACCGCTGGTCGGCCTGTTTGATGGTCGGATTCGTTTCGGTCTTTAGGGACGAGATCGGGAACTTTGGCGAGTTGATTTTGTCCGAACCTGCACTGCCTGGCGATCTGTAATGGGTCGTCAGGCAGTTGCGTTTTCAAGTGCAGGTACCATTCGAGCACTTTGCGTTGTCGCTCTCCTGATCTGCCGCGGTGGGCGTCAGCGATGCGTTTGAGTTGGGCGTTGATCCCGCCTTCAAGACTGTTGGTGGTTGCTGCCTACCGGTCTGGTTCGAGTGCGTCCGGCGGGGTTGGAGGAAGGTGAACAGCCGGTAGTTGCGTCAAAGGTGCACAAGCGAGTTGTAAGCCTTACGCACACGGATTTGGGTCCATTCCGATTGGCGGTTGAGGGTGCTGCGCTCTTTAGTCGGGAATGTTATCTCGTTGAGGAAGGCCTTGTAGACCACTGCGAAGTCGTGTAGACGCAGCGTCGATTCCCGGGCTTGGTCCAAGGTGGTGATCGTGGTCAGTTTCAGCGCTAGTGCATAGATGGCCTTGCCGGCATCGGTGCGGGGGGCGTGTTGTGGTGTAGCGGCGGTCAACGCGTTGGGCATGGACGAGGCAGCGCTGGATCTGCGTGTTGGGTCAGCAGGCTTTGATCGCCGATAAGGCGTCTTGGCCGCCGTCGAGAACGACGCATAACGGTGCGGCGATGCCGCTTTGTAGTTGGGTGTAGGCGTGGGCTGATTCGCTTTTAGCCCAGTGTCAGGCGATGACGTGGTCGCGGCTTGCGGCAACCAGCAGGTAGCCGGCGTCGGTGTAGGTGCCGTCGATGAAAATCTGGTCGTAGACCCGGTCTGGGTCTGGGGTGTTGGGAACATCGATGAGCCAAAACGTGGCGAACCGGCGGTCGAGTGTGGGGCGGGGGTCGTTCAAGGTGCCGACTACATCGTTAAGTGACGCTGTGCCAGTGACGTAGGCGTGAAAGGCTGTGAAGTCCCGTGCTTGGGTTTGGTCGGTGCGGTGGCGTATGAAGGTGGCTCCGCAGTCTTTGCAGCGCCACCTAGTGGAGCCTTTGGGGGTGGGACCGTTTTTCTTTGTTTCCCCATGAAATGAGGGGCATCGTGGTCTGTTTGGTGTCACCGGAGAAGCCCACCAACACCCAGCAAGCACATGGAGGTACCATTCCGGTGGATTGAACGAAAAACGAGCCCGAATAAACCGAAAACCCTATTCAAGCCCGATTTATGCAGCCTGATCAGCAGATATACCGAAGATTAGACACACATTGTGTCATCCACCCCTTTTTCGTAGATGTAGTTAAATCTCATACTCCGGGTGGGACGCACGCACCATGTCGTCCCATTCGACGATCTTCTTGCGCTCGCGGCCCTCGGCCTCGCCGGCTGCCTTTTCAGCGGCATCCAGGTTGTGCCAGCCTTCCCAAGTAGTGACTTTGAGGCCCTTTTCTTCAGTGAAGAACTTAAACGCCTCCTCGCTTGTCCGTTTTGGTGCGGGGGTGAGTTTGCCGGCGTGGAAGTCGTCGATAAGCATGCTCGTGGTGTCTTTTGCATCGGACTTCGTGTTGCCGATGAGGCCGATGGGGCCGCGCTTAATCCAGCCAGTGGCGTAGAGGCCTGGGACGATCTCGCCGTTGGGTTCGGTGAGCACGTGGCCTTCGTCATTAGGGATGACGGCGTTGAGATCGTCGAAGGGAACGTCCTTGATCGCGTCGGATCGGTAGCCCACTGCGCGGTAAACTGCCTGGACATCCCAGGTCTTCGTTTCACCCGTGGTGGTAACGCCGCCGTTGCCGTCGAGCTGGGTGCGCTCAGTGACGAAGCCGGTGACGTTGCCGTTGTCGTCGCCAAGAATTTCTACCGGAGATTCGAAGAAGTGGATGAAGAGCTTGTGCGGTGCGCCCTTGGGGTCGCGCATTGCGTAGCCTTCGAGCGTCTGGCAGACGAGGTCAACAGCCTTCGCGTCGCGGCGTGCTTGCTCCGAAGCTTCGTCATAATCAATGTCTTCTGGATCCACGATGACCTCAATGGTGGGGGAGTGATCCAGCTCTTTGAGCTCCAGCGGGGTGAACTTTGCCTGCGCTGGGCCCCGGCGGCCGAAGACGTGAATCTCTTTTGCCGCGCTTTGGTTGAGGTTGCTGTACACGTTGTCCGGGATCTCCGTGACGTGGAGCTCATCCGCGGTCTTTGCCAGGACGCGGGCGATATCGAGAGCGACGTTCCCGACGCCGACGATGGCGATCTTTTCGGCAGTGAGATCCCAGTCGCGCTCAAAATCCGGGTTACCGTCGTAGAAACCGACGAACTCGGCGGCGCCGTAGTGGCCCTTGAGATCCGCTCCTGGGACGTTAAGGTCCTTGTCCGCTACTGCACCCGTGGCGAAGATAATTGCGTCGTAATACTCGCGGAGCTCTTCTACCGTCACGTCCTTGCCTACCTCAACATTGGCCAGCAAGCGGATCTGCGGCTTGTCCAGCACGGAGTGCAAGGATTTAATGATGCCTTTAATACGGGGGTGATCCGGGGCCACGCCGTAGCGGATGAGACCGAACGGTGCTGGCATGCGCTCAATAAGGTCAATACTTACGTCTACACCGGACTTGATCAGCAAATCCGATGCGTAGATGCCAGCCGGGCCAGACCCGACCACGGCAACGCGGAGTGGCGTAGTAGCAGAAGAGGCGGTTTCAGTCATGCGGTGGATTATAAGCTCCCAGGAAACCGTGGTTGAAGCTACACTGGGGCGCGCTAAGGCCTATACGGCTTTGTCAATTCGTGAATAACACCTACACGCTGCACATCTCACACCCGAAAGGCTGGTGGCACATGTCTGAAATTAATTCCGGCAATGCTTCAGGATCTAAGTCCGTACTTCTTACTCTGGCGAACCGCAACTTTGACGGTATCGATTTGGAGGCACTCGCATCGTCTGCGGGTCTGCGTCTGGTGGATCTGTCCACGCTGTCTACTGATGTAGCGGAACTCGTTGGTGCTGACCTGCTGGGCGAGGGTGACGCTCTGATCGCCGGCCGCGGCAACATTAGCTTTGATGCGACCGTCGCTGCGTCGCTAGGCGTTCCGGTGCTTTTGCTTGCGGACGACGCTGCGCGCGGTGAATTGGTGTCGCGTCGCGTGACTGAACTGGGTGGCGTTCTTGCGGACACCGTGACGTCTGTGGACGCTTCCGTGCTGGAGTCTGCTGCTGGCGTCGAAGCACACCAGGTGCAGAGCCCCGAGGTCTTTGAGAACTGGCTGATTGGCCGTGCGAAGGCAGACAAGAAGCACATCGTTCTTCCCGAAGGCGAGGATGACCGCATTCTTGAGGCAGCTCACCAGCTGCTCAAGCAGGACGTTGTGGATCTGACCATCCTGGGTGACCCGCAGGACATCGAGGCGCGTGCTTCGAAGAACGGCTGGGACCTGTCCAAGGCTGAGATCGTGGACTTCGAGCACTCTGATCTCGGTGACTCCTTTGCTGAGGAATTCGCAGAGATGCGAAAGAAGAAGGGCATGACCGTGCCCGAGGCGCGCGAGATCATGAAGGACATCTCCTACTTCGCCACCATGATGGTGCACCGCGGAATGGCCGACGGCATGGTCTCCGGTGCAGCGCACACCACCGCGCACACGATTAAGCCTTCCTTCCAGATCATCAAGACCTCCCCGGGTTCTACCGTGGTCTCCTCGATCTTCCTCATGGTCATGCGCGGCCGCCTGTGGGCATTCGGTGACTGCGCCGTGAACCTGAACCCGACCGCTGCGCAGCTCGGTGAGATCGCCGTAACGTCTGCAAAGACCGCTGCACAGTTTGGTATCGACCCGAAGGTTGCAATCCTGTCCTACTCCACCGGTACCTCCGGCACCGGCCCGGACGTTGACCGTGCAACCGCCGCTGTGGGCAAGGCTCGTGAGATTGATCCTGAGCTGCTGGTGGACGGCCCGCTGCAGTTCGACGCGGCGTGCGACCCGGGCGTCGGTAAGTCCAAAGCTCCGGACTCCCCGGTTGCCGGCGAGGCAAACGTGTACATCTTCCCTGACCTTGAGGCTGGTAACGCTGGCTACAAGATCGCGCAGCGCACCGGTAACGCGCTTGCCGTTGGTCCGATCCTGCAGGGTCTGAACAAGCCGGTCAACGACCTGTCCCGCGGCGCGACCGTTCCGGACATTGTTAACACCGTGGCCATCACCGCTATCCAGGCACAGGGAGAAAATTAAATGTCACTTGTCCTAGTTTTTAACTCCGGCTCCTCTTCGGTCAAGTTCCAGTACGTTGACCCGGAATCCACCGCCACCGACACCCCGATCGTCAGCGGCCTGGTGGAGCAGATCGGTGAGCCCAAGGGACGCATCACCATCAAGTCCGAGGGTGAGGAGTACGTCAAGGAACTTGAGCTGCACGACCACCACGACGGCATGACCGCCGCCGTTGCATTCATGCACGAAACCGGCCTGGACAAGCACCGTAAAGACGCTGTCGCCGTTGGTCACCGCGTTGTGCACGGCGGCCGTACCTTCTCCGCTCCGGCGCTGGTGGACCACGAAACTATTCAGAAGATCGGAGCACTGACGCCGCTGGCGCCTCTGCACAACCCGGCTAACATTTCCGGTATCAAGGTCGCGCAGGTGCTCCTGCCGCACCTGCCGCACGTTGCCGTGTTTGACACCGGTTTCTTCAACCACCTGCCCGAAGCCGCGGCAACGTACGCGATTGACAAGAACGTCGCGGCTGAGCACAACATTCGTCGCTATGGCTTCCACGGAACGTCGCACGAGTTCGTTTCCGGTCTTGTGCCGGAACTCATCGGCCGTGCACCGGAAGAGACCAACCAAGTTGTGCTGCACCTGGGTAACGGTGCGTCTGCTTCCGCGATCCGTGCGGGCAAGCCGATTGACACCTCCATGGGCCTGACCCCGCTGGCTGGTCTTGTCATGGGTACCCGTTCCGGTGACGTTGACCCGGGCGTGCTGTTGTACCTGCTCCGCAACGGCATGGATGTCGATGAGCTGGATACGCTGCTCAACCGTCGCTCGGGCCTGAAGGGCCTGTCCGGTGTGAATGACTTCCGTGACGTTCACCGCCTGATTGACATGGGCAACGACAACGCCAAGCTGGCACTCGAGGTTTACCTCACCCAGCTGCGCCGCATCATCGGTGGATACATGATCGAGCTGGGCCGCGTTGACGCCATCACCTTCACCGCCGGTGTCGGTGAGAATGACGCGATCGTTCGCGCCCGCGCCATGGAGAACCTTGACTTCTACGGCATCAAGATCGATGACCTGAAGAACGAGGAACGCTCCCGCGAAGCACGAGTGATCTCCACCGAGGACTCCACAATCAAGGTCCTTGTTGTTCCTACTAACGAGGAGCTGGCGATTGCCCAAAAGGCCGCCGCTGTTGCGCAGCAGCAGGGTTAAGTACCAGCCCTATCCGAACCCGGAAGCAGTTCAGTTAGCTGCTTCCGGGTTTTTCTGACTTCCGTAATTGCAGATATAAGTGAAAACAGGTAGTCTGGGATCCATTCAAGCGCATCCGTAGTAAGGGGAACAACGATGAGTTTGGCAGTACAAAGGACGGGTTCCGTGTTTTTGGACGAAGCGGTATCCGCAGCCATGCGTGAAATGGACGTACCTGACGGAGGACGCCTTGTGGCAAAAGATGCTCACGGGAACGAGACTGCACTCCCATCCGCAGTGAGCGATGTCTTGTTGCAAGTCCTCCGCAGCTTCGCGGAAGGCGGGCGCGTAGTTGTTTCCCAGATCCCGAATGAACTAACCAGTCACATGGCAGCGGACCTCTTGGGTGTTTCGCGCCCCACCCTGATGAAATGGGCCAAGGAAGGTCACATCCCGAGCTTTAAAGTGGGCACCCACAGTCGTTTCCACCTCCATGAGGTTCTGGAATTTGATCGCGTACGACGGGAAAAGCAAGGTGCCGCGTTCGATGAATTACGCGAATTCGACTACCAAAACTTCGGTCCGATCAACGAACAGCGTTCGACGGAATAGATGACGCTTCGGGGGGGAAGGTAGTGAAAGTCTTAGTTGATGCAAGCGTCTTAGTAAGTCGAACGCTGCAAGACTGGCTGTTCCACTTGCACCGCTGCAACTATGGTAGGTTCAGTCTCATCTGGACTCTTGACATACAAGCAGAAGCGATTCGGGCGCTACGCAAGAGGAATCCCCTTTGGTCGGGGACAGCGATTACTCGGCGGTTCGAGAAAATGACTGAAATCATGGATGAAACGGTCAGTTTCGAAACTGGCGATTACAGGTTCTCCGGTCAGGACAGGGGAGATTACCATGTACACGCAGCTGCGCTATTCAGTAATGCCACTCATCTGCTGACCACGAACCGAGCGAGTGACTTCACCGGCACAGCTGAGTGGGAACCGTACGAAATCATTAGTCCGGACGAGTTCTTCATATTGCTAGCCGAGCTTGATGCGCGGGCTTTTTCCCAGGCAGTCGCCGGTCAGTTTGAGTACCACGAGATTCAAGGAAGAACGGTGGGGTCAATGGTTGACGCACTTAAACTTGCTGGATGTGACACCTTTGCGGAACGAGTACGCCGCGAGCTTACTGGCATATCCGAATAGCGAATCGGGTGGGACCTAGAACCACGTTGAGGGGCGGACCTTGTTGGCCGTGTCCACGAGTGCGTGACGGTGGCGGGCTGTCGGGGCGCGCCGGGCTTGTTCGCGCAGGGTGATTGCTAGCCCGGTGCGCAGGCCTTGCTGCGTGAACGGGTAGTCGAAGAGCGGGGCCTTATTCTCTGTTTCTTTCTGGCCGGTATCGCGGAGGTACTCAAGAGCAGCGCGGAGAACAGCGACCTTGATTTGGAGCAGGCGTGGCTCGTTAGTGGGGATTTCCTCGAGCCTGCGGGCTGCGCGGCGAATGCGTTCCTCCACGATCAACGGGTGCGCAGCCGTGGTGTGAAGCGTGCCTGGGGCAGGTGGGTTGGCACCGCGTGAATGCGGATGCACGGAGTCGGTGTGTTCGTGGAATGCAGCTGTGTGTTGTTGTGCTGTGTGCTGTTGTGCTGTGTCTTCTTGCGCGGTGTGTTGTTGTGGGGTGTGGTGGCTGTGCGGGGTGTCGCGGGGGATGAAGCTGCGGGTGCTGGTGGCGGGTTCGGAGATGAGGTCCAAGATGGTGGTGAGCTTGGCCATGCGCTGGTGGCGGGACTGCTGGGGGACGCGGTCCAGGGCGTCGACGGCCATTTCCACTTCGCCTTCGAACATTAGTTGGCGGGCGAGTCCGAAGGCGCTGGACACAGTAGTGGAGTTGGTTAGCCAGACCAGCGAGTACAGGCGCATGGCGTTGACGCGGAGGGTGGCGGGGTTATCGGTGATCGTGGACCAGTCGTGGGTGAAGGTGGTGTTTTCTTGGAAGAACTCGTTAGGAAGTTCAGCCAGCGAGCAATCGAGTCCGGCGGCGTGTTGGGCCAAGTAGTCGCTCAAGATTTCTTTGGTCTGCATTCCCTGTTCCTGGAGGAGCAGTTCATCGACGGCGGCAAGCGCTAGTTTCGGTGCTGATTCGCCGGGTACTACGTCGAGGACCTGTGAGAAGTCGGCCTGGGCGGTGGTGAAATCCCCGCGCATGAGGCTGGTCACGCCGTGGTACCAGTGGAAGCGCCAGTTGCCGCGCATCCGGTCAGGAAGGTTGACCAGCCAGTGGCGTGCCTGGCTGGTCAGGCCCAAATCAAGCATCGCGCGAACCACGGCGAAAGGAATTTCGGCAGAGGTCTCATATTCCGGGGTCGACATGGCCTGGCGCAGCATTTCCAGTGTTTCGTGGGGCTCCGCGTACGAGGAACCAGAAATCAGTCCCGCGCCCACGTCGGAGCGGTCAATCAGGGGAGTGGGCAGCGCCGAGACAACTTCCGTGGCGGTGATTTCCACGGTGCGCTCAATTCCATCGATGAGCTGATCCGTGCGAAAAACGATGTGTTTTGTGCCAAACGTCGTACGCTGCGGGGAGAAAAGGGAGTGGCGGGCTGGGAAATACCGGCCGTCGCGAAGCGCGATGACCTCACGCAAGACACCCAGCATTTGTCGTTGGAGCTCCTCCACCGACGCGAAGCGTTTCTTGGGATCAGGATGGCAGCAACGCGCAAGCAGGCGATAGTAGGACAGGTACCGGCGGAAGGTGGGTTCGTCTGACGGGCCGGGGAGGTCGAGCACGTATATGCCGTTGTCATCGCGCGGCATATTGATTGTAAGCGCTAACAGCGTGCGGCCGATGGTGTAAATATCGCTGGCGATCGACGGGCCTTCCGAGGCAACTTCGGGGGCTTGGAACCCACGGGTGCCATAGATGAAGCCGAAGGCGCCGATTCCGCTTACTGCGCCCAAGTCAATAAGCTTCACCTGGTCTTCCGTCACGATGATGTTATCCGGCTTGAGATCGTTGTACACCACGCCGCGGCTGTGTAGATAGCTCAGTGCGGGGAGGATTTCCAGCATGTACCCAATGGCCAAATCGATGGGGAGCAGGTGGTTCGGCTGGTCATTGCGGCGCTGGCGTAGCGACGGGCCGCCGACGAATTCCATCACGATGAAGCCACCGGGCACCCGGGGATCATCGATGAAGTTGAAGATTTTGACGATCTCCGGGTGGGTGATGTCGGCGAGAAACTCCCGCTCAGCTGCAGCCGCGGAGGCCTCATCACGGGATTTCTCTGCGTGCAGGCCTTTGAGCACCACCACGCGGCCGGCAACGTTGCGGTCGGTAGCGAGGTAAATCCACCCCATACCGCCGTGGGCGATGACGCCCTTGATTTCGTACTGCTCGGCTACCACATCGCCGGGGGACAACTGCGGTTCGGGGATGCCTTTTTCTTCCGTTGCTGAGGCTGGATCAATAAGCGCTGCGGAGGGATCAAACGGCGGGATCCAGGGCAACTCCACCATGCCGTCCGCAACCGTTCGTGCCGCACGCTGTGTACCGCGACGCTCACGGAACGTGCTGATCGCTTCCCTGCGGCTTCGCTGACTCGTGTTTTCCCGTTGCTGTTGCACACCGGTGCTTCCGTGCAGGCCTGCTTCGCCGCCCTGCTTATCCGCGTGCTTTGTGGTTCCCTTGAGCTTGTCCAGGTCCTTGAGCAGGCTTACCACGTCATCGCCGTAGAGGTCCGCGTTGGCCAGGTCATTGCTTAAATCCGGGACGTACGCGGATTCCGTTGCGTCGTCGGTGTCGTCGGCGAAGGGATCGAAGGCAACCGCCTGGGTGTGCTCGGTGCTTTCGGTGTCGTCGGCGAAGGGATCGAAGGCGACTGCTTCGGTGGATTCAGGCGTGTGGTCGGGCTGCGGCATGGGTTAGTCCTCCTCCCGGTAGCGTGCGGGTGGGGTGGGGCGGTTTGCAATGTGGGGGCCAAGCCAGGTGCTGAACATGGTGTCCCACGTGCCGTCGGAACGGATGCGTTCGATGGTGGAGTTGACCTGGCGCACTAGGCCGTCGTTTCCTTTGGCAATGCCCACGGCGTAGATCTGCTCAGCGCCGTAGCTCTCCTCGGAAATTCGGGTGAGTGGGTCTTGGACCGCGGAACCGGCCAGGATCGTTTCGTCGGACATGATGGCGCCGACTTGGAATTGTTGAAGTGCCATGAGACAGTCGGGCCACGTGCGGGTGCGCAGGATGGGGTGCGTTGGTGCTTCACGGCGTGCGACGTCTAAGACGCTGGTGCCGCCGGCCACGCAGATCGTCGCGCCGGGTTCCAAGCCGGCGAGTCCGTCCACGTCCTGGGACTTAGGCACCATGAGGCGCACAGAGGAGCTTAAGTACGGGGTGGAGAACTGCACTTTGTCCAGGCGTTCTTTGGTGACGGACATGGTACGCACAACGATGTCCACGTCATTGTTTTCAAGAAACTCGGTGCGCATGGATGATTCCACGAAGCGGAAATCCACGCGGTTAGGGTCGCCGAAGATATCGCGGGAGATCTCCCGCGCCAGGTCAACTTCAAACCCTTTGAGCTCACCCGTTGTGGTGTCGCGGAAGCTCAACAGGTTTTGAGCTTGGTCCACGCCCACGATGATTCGGCCGCGCTTGAAAATTTCTGGCACGCGTTCCTCAGCCGTCGCGTTATCGGGCCGAAGCGACCCCGCCCAGCTCAACGTGGCTTCTTCTTGCGCTGGCGGGATGCCTGCTCTGTCCAGTCGCGCCTCCGGGGGCAGCGGGAACCCGGCACGATTCAAGGCATCAGAATCCTTATTAGTTTCGACGTTGCGCTTCGCGTCTTTGCGTGAGGGCGAATTGGTCAGATCTGTGCTGGTGGGAGCCGTCTGCGGCGGGGACGTGCAAGCGCTGAAGGTTGCAAGGGCCACCACGATTCCGGCGGCGGTAAGTCCCCGGTGGCGGACTGTGCGGCTAAATCGCCATGTTCGTGCGGCCATTAGAGGTACTCCTGGATGCGTGGCCTGATGCCAAGCCAGATGGACAAGATTGCCAGGATCACCAGCACTAGGACGCCAGTGGGGACGGCGCGGGAGGCGCTTTGCCCTTCGTCGATAAGCAATTGCACATCCGCGCGGGAGGCTGTCATGAGCGTGCGCAACGCAGAATCGAGTCGAGTGAAGGCGTCGGCCGCCGTGGGGGCGGCTGGTGAGGAGTCCTGCGCGGAGCCAGCGGTCGCGACGGCTTTATCGTAATCGCCGCTGGCCAGAGCGTCGATGAGCTGCGTGTGCGCCTCATGCCATTGGCCCAGGGCCGCGCGAGCTTGGCTGACTAGGTACTGGCTTTCCGGACGGGAGATTTGATTAAGGGCCTCGTTGACCTTGGCTTCCGTGTCGTCGAAGGCGACGGCCCGGTCGCGCAGGGACTCGCGGCGCAGCAGCAAGAGGGTCTCATCGGTGCGTGTCAGTTGGGCGTCAATGCGCGCGTCCGTGAGGGCGGTTAAAGGCCCGACGGCGCGGGTGAAGTCGCGTGATCCCGCGTCCCAGGTGCTGTAGTTGGCTGCGATAACCCAGACGATTGCCACGAGCATCAGGGCCGTGGCACTGAGAAAACCGCGGTTGAAGCGGCGCCGGAAGGTACGCCACAGGAACCATTGGCACGCGATCAGCGCGATCAACCCGGCAATTAGCCCAGCTAGCGGCGCACGTTGCGGCGCGCTAAACCGCGCCATCTCGTTGAGAACCTGCGAGCGCGTGGCGTCCAGAACTTCCTTCGCCTTCGGCAAGATCACGGAGCGCATAAGGTTGCTCGCGCTGGACATGTAACTCACGCCCACGGGGTTGCCCATGCGCTGGTTCGCGTGCGCCCGCTCCATCTGTGCGATGTAGAAAGGCATTTGGCGCTTGATTTCCAGGATCTGTTTCTGGATCGTGCGGGTTGTCTCAGCTTCATCTTCACGGCTTGTCGACGACCCCCGCTGCACCTCATCGGCCGCCTTCGTGGCTTGGTCAATCGCCGCAATGTAGTCAGCGTGCGACTCCGCCGTGCGCATCCCGGGCTGAACAAATGAACCCGTAGCTAGGGTGTCCGCTGTGGACAGCGACATGTAGAGGTCGTGCGCCGCTGTTGACATCGGCTCAGTATCACTGAGCACCGCCGCGAGGTTCTCCTCCCGCTTGATACCGGATTGGTACGTGCCCACGCCTGCGCTGAGCAGCAAAGCGGTGAGCAACACCATCATGACGGTGAGCCTGCCTACGGTGGTGGTGAGATAATCCCACGTCCTGACGGCCAGTTCGGTGGT
This genomic window contains:
- a CDS encoding FAD-dependent oxidoreductase — protein: MTETASSATTPLRVAVVGSGPAGIYASDLLIKSGVDVSIDLIERMPAPFGLIRYGVAPDHPRIKGIIKSLHSVLDKPQIRLLANVEVGKDVTVEELREYYDAIIFATGAVADKDLNVPGADLKGHYGAAEFVGFYDGNPDFERDWDLTAEKIAIVGVGNVALDIARVLAKTADELHVTEIPDNVYSNLNQSAAKEIHVFGRRGPAQAKFTPLELKELDHSPTIEVIVDPEDIDYDEASEQARRDAKAVDLVCQTLEGYAMRDPKGAPHKLFIHFFESPVEILGDDNGNVTGFVTERTQLDGNGGVTTTGETKTWDVQAVYRAVGYRSDAIKDVPFDDLNAVIPNDEGHVLTEPNGEIVPGLYATGWIKRGPIGLIGNTKSDAKDTTSMLIDDFHAGKLTPAPKRTSEEAFKFFTEEKGLKVTTWEGWHNLDAAEKAAGEAEGRERKKIVEWDDMVRASHPEYEI
- the pta gene encoding phosphate acetyltransferase, with the protein product MSEINSGNASGSKSVLLTLANRNFDGIDLEALASSAGLRLVDLSTLSTDVAELVGADLLGEGDALIAGRGNISFDATVAASLGVPVLLLADDAARGELVSRRVTELGGVLADTVTSVDASVLESAAGVEAHQVQSPEVFENWLIGRAKADKKHIVLPEGEDDRILEAAHQLLKQDVVDLTILGDPQDIEARASKNGWDLSKAEIVDFEHSDLGDSFAEEFAEMRKKKGMTVPEAREIMKDISYFATMMVHRGMADGMVSGAAHTTAHTIKPSFQIIKTSPGSTVVSSIFLMVMRGRLWAFGDCAVNLNPTAAQLGEIAVTSAKTAAQFGIDPKVAILSYSTGTSGTGPDVDRATAAVGKAREIDPELLVDGPLQFDAACDPGVGKSKAPDSPVAGEANVYIFPDLEAGNAGYKIAQRTGNALAVGPILQGLNKPVNDLSRGATVPDIVNTVAITAIQAQGEN
- a CDS encoding acetate kinase; translation: MSLVLVFNSGSSSVKFQYVDPESTATDTPIVSGLVEQIGEPKGRITIKSEGEEYVKELELHDHHDGMTAAVAFMHETGLDKHRKDAVAVGHRVVHGGRTFSAPALVDHETIQKIGALTPLAPLHNPANISGIKVAQVLLPHLPHVAVFDTGFFNHLPEAAATYAIDKNVAAEHNIRRYGFHGTSHEFVSGLVPELIGRAPEETNQVVLHLGNGASASAIRAGKPIDTSMGLTPLAGLVMGTRSGDVDPGVLLYLLRNGMDVDELDTLLNRRSGLKGLSGVNDFRDVHRLIDMGNDNAKLALEVYLTQLRRIIGGYMIELGRVDAITFTAGVGENDAIVRARAMENLDFYGIKIDDLKNEERSREARVISTEDSTIKVLVVPTNEELAIAQKAAAVAQQQG
- a CDS encoding helix-turn-helix domain-containing protein, producing MSLAVQRTGSVFLDEAVSAAMREMDVPDGGRLVAKDAHGNETALPSAVSDVLLQVLRSFAEGGRVVVSQIPNELTSHMAADLLGVSRPTLMKWAKEGHIPSFKVGTHSRFHLHEVLEFDRVRREKQGAAFDELREFDYQNFGPINEQRSTE